In Anomaloglossus baeobatrachus isolate aAnoBae1 chromosome 2, aAnoBae1.hap1, whole genome shotgun sequence, the DNA window tgactgactgactttcTACCGACTGCACTCAACTTCCTCCCGCCATTTCCAACTGAGCACTGgccccctccccctcgctgggtctctccctacaggctgggtggtactatccaatcagtgccctccccttttacctgttactaggcagtctcccaggctggtgttggggttgtgtgtgtggcctgaaggtgctggtgtgtttactctggcacggatattccggggtttggatttccatgggttacatttgtggcacctggtacctcaggggtacTACATAAACATTTCTAGGTTACTTTTCATCAATTTGTAGCATTTTGATTAAAATATACTAATAATTGGAAATATATTGTATTTCGTTTTCATTATGAACTTAAACCCAAACATTTGTAATTTTCCTTAAGTAAGTATTCCAATTTCAACTTTTCAGTGTCCTGACCGCAAAATCAAAGtttttgcaatacattttttttcatgttttaacgATATAACCAATTAAGAAATGACATTTATTCCCTGGGAACAAAAGTCATGTTACATAGTGTTATTCGTACCGAATTTCAAGTACTATTCTAGTATTCGTtctgaataatgaacctaatgcaggtCAATGGGGAACCCCAGCAATCTTCAAGAAAAatactcaggttccccattgacatgcgttaggtttgttattcatgacgaatactagaatagtacttggtattcagTGCGAATAATCTGAAtgcgaatatttcactattcgcccatctctacttaTTACCAttacaggcaggattacaatgataaATAACGTATTTATAGACAGCACAGTATCCACTATTTACAATACTAGatatcacagctcatctcctcccaGCACAATGACCAAGTATAATGCAAACCCACAACATACTTCAAAGTCAAGTAATATCTTCAGTCTGTTGTTTCCATTGTCCATTGAGCTACTGAAAAGCCTATATCTAAATGCTGTTAACAAAAGCTAAGGGAAGATAGTTACCTCAAAAATCATGGGCAGATTGTTTATAAgtatatctttattttttttaaaatggatTTTACTATGTAATCTAACAGCAACAAGATGTAAGGGTAGATACcatgattccagctatgtgtcacttactgggctgtgtgttgcagtttcaataaaatcagtgttttatcagcaggagattatcatggcAGGACTAGGTGTCTCAAGCCTGCTAGGCAACTGCTGTGTGCAACCCCACCTCCATCACTGATTATCAGCTTTTTATCAGTGTACAgtatacacaaaaagctgccaatcagtggtgtgggcggggttatacagagctcagcattcagagaactgctagatctgcagaagagaaaacactgattgtatcacaactgctgcacccagtaagctaagtgacacattgctggaatttaGTGTCTCTGCCCCTACAATATGTTGATctcagaatacatagcaaaaacctgctgacagactccctttaatgtaATCTGCTACGTTATAATGTGTGATTATGTCAAAAAGtctctttttgcaaaaatatattGTAGTGTTGGATGGGAAATCTTCAGCATTAGTAACTTAATTTTGTAAAATAATTAGGGTACTCAGAATATGTTTTGGGGGTACATCAATTGTAAGATATTGTTTTCTTCATTCTACAGTAAACTTGTTCCTTTAGACTTAATATGCACAAAAACTACTGATACTGCAAAACCACAGCCCTCTAGCACCTATACTGCAGCCTCAGAGCCTTTACCAGCACATATTGTAATCGCCTGTTTGTATTGGAGGCCCAGCCTTATTACAAGGTCGTATATTGCATAGGAATGTAATCTTGACATATTGATGCTTCACTAAGCGCTTCACTGAGATAAAATAAATACCTAACCTCCGATATACCCTATACATACCCCTCAGCAGCCCAAGTTACATACATTCCAGGAACTGACTTTCTTgtgtctcttaggctactttcacacatcagttttctgtattcaggcacagtccttttttttgccgtatccaacgtttccggttttgttgtgcaaaccggagcaaaccggacctaccggatccgtttttaagcggatccgtttatgacggatccgttaaaaaacggatccggtaggtccggtttgcatccgttttgcatccgttatgtccgtttttttacggatccgttttttaaacactaaacaaacaattaacgagttccgtattctgattggctattgggaacatatagtatatatacagtattttgaagcatatatgacagaatgaagacagaggcaagcagaaaccatggatgctattcttgcaaattacacaaagatcgctgcagattttatatttgaggcaaatcgcttggctatcatcgtcagagaaaaggagcgacagcgactgaggcgtcagcgacatcgacgcttttggatccatcccctgactgcccagagactgacacgtggggtgttttcaacactatacctggagctccgtggaaaccatgaaaaattcacaagctatgtccggatgtcagtgattaattttgacgtcctccttggccttgttgcggacaacatccgtaaaacggacacctacagccggttctctataacacccgaggagcgtttgctggttacgcttaggtaagttttttttttttaaattgtatcctcctgtaaattgacttttaactgtaatgtgtttgctattatttttttataattattgtctttcctttacagattccttgcaactggagagtcgctttcatccctccactaccagtttcgactaggaatttccaccatctcgggaatcattagagacacttgccaagccttgtgggattgcctccatgaggatttcatcccccagcccaccagggacagatggcttgcaattgctgaacaatactataacatttgtcagtttccaaattgccttggctcagtggacggcaaacatataagaattgtgaaacctgctgcttcggggtcagaatactacaattataaaaaatatttctcaattgtcctaatggcaataacggatgcggactacaaattcatctcagtggacattggcgcatatgggagatccaatgactctcaggtctttaaaatgtccccaatggggcggcgaatctatgggaatacttttgatttccctcctgcaagacctcttcctggcacatgtgagcccccaatgccctttgtttttgtggccgacgaagcctttcaactctcccaacatctattgaagccatatgcaagccgtggattgacgcaaacacaaaaaatatataattacagattatccagagccagaagaatggtggaatgctcctttgggatactaaccagcaaatggcgagtgttgttaacagccattaatttaaacattgaaactgtggatgaaattgtgaaagcatgtgtggtactgcacaattttgttttaacaaaggaacctttgtccttggatgaccagagtttggaatccacctctttgactgactacaccagtcctggatttaggagtagtgttgcctgttcaacaatccgtgacaaatatgctgactattttgtgtccccagaaggtagagtagattggcaagatcaaatggtgtaagatttttgtttagttttataacaaataaaaatagttaaaaataaattaaaaaatatcttgttaaccttgttaattttaagctttcactcgctttaaaaatttgtaatttttacaccgtcaaattacaacatgttatgtttttgtattacctttttatttacttaacttgcaaaataatattccccccaaaaaaaacaagaacaaataaatacttttcaacaaaaaacttttatttttattacaaacataaattataaattggtatatcttgggcttggggtggagatagtactggaggggctgacaggtgggaacacacgcacagttggagtattgagggtggaaagtggtgttggtggtggtggtggggaagtaacagaaggtgaaggtgtgcttgagaaaccaagagggaaaccaggagatgggatgggatttggtaaggattgaggggtggagtggagggattgggagacagaagaggtggctggtgaattagtggcttgagttgtggtcatgatgggtgtggaaggcgagatgtggtagtgggtaggaagtgtaggggcagatgtggttgggagctggtactgggccgcaggctggtactgggctgcaggctggtactgggctgcaggctggtactgggctgcaggctggtactgggcagcaggctggtactgggcagtagggggagtagggacaatggctggagggggggcaggtggtcttggaggggtgggtggaggtggttgggagtcaacctgcgccagagcctgccgtgtggcttgcattacatgcatctgatggtcaagagatagcttttccatgcgctctagtacggcttgaaaaaaacaatgattgggtgatttacttgcatctaaatgcagcctgtccagacgcgtgcacaattcgtgcgtatttttttccatattggcatttattaagctaaaagatgaacgattttgttcggctaataattgaatggcgttctggaaggctgcatttagatgcaagaactcgggcgcatagctcttttcctgacccctatgacgctgacgcccagaacccaaaggtgttctactgagggcagcagtgtcagaggggtggggtaggggaaaagctatctcatcaccagcagcttcaggtaatgaagtctcacgggaagctccagcgcaggtggatgggacagatgtcgatggaagggaaggttcagatgggtggggtctgtgcctgtgttccccagtggcggactgttcagggatcgctcctgtcgggttcgatgcaggctcctgagtgctgcagacggtgctgttaaaaagaggaaaaacaaaacaataattaatttaattgctatacattggcactgactaaaaaaaaaaaggcaaaaaaaatcagacataaaatattatactttgtacatattgtggggaatatttaccttctgcacaccatagttgtccggaggaacgacaacgctctaaagtaacggtacttcgatctgcgtcctccggatccactcggggcctgcatctcttgattcaactcctttttgaagcgatccctgatagaccgccaccgcttctgaagtttgtcacctgaaagtggaaagcagaaagtggttagtatacaacacattacatcatgcagcataacctactgaactgtgaatacttacgctgtttcttctggccacgagaattgagctccccccaaccttctaccgctgcgtggcatacctcgtcccagagtcgacgggttacgatcgaatcagcgtggcggcggtcagccatgttccacagcggctccctttctctaacttcatcgatgaggaggtcgatgttgataaatccggcctcctcaccgtcagaatcgggagcacgctgtgatgcctgttcaaagaaagaaaaaagaaatttaaaaaaaaaatagacaaaaattcacactgacatgacaaaaaaaaaaaaaaaaaaaaaaaaaaattaacttacactatgaccaccgccacctcgacgacgaccctgggacggtcttgggggagctctatcgtgagccctagaagttgaagcctttagtgaagaaaaaaaaaaacattatttacttatgtgtttggtgtgctgtggtaaacaattcctgtatgaaacttacactctgaccgcccgctccgtgtatttctccaccccttccgtcctcttctggcagcatctcctgtgatgtttcggccacctgtgtaaatgtcgtttatttaaaaaatttttttttttttttttaaaaaaataacaccaaaaaaaaaaaaatacctcagtttctgaaccgaagggcgggctaccagaagacgacatcttTTTTTTAttcaacggcaacactgcacctgcaaaaaaagaaaaaaaaatgtctaagtacatgtacgcagctcacagcagtgatctgtggacagtactgtggacattacctcaggaacactctcctccaaatccgcactggcactcaatggaaacggacacagcaactggctgtccacaaattcaacggcaacactgcacctgcaaaaaaagaaaaaaaaatgtctaagtacatgtacgcagctcacagcagtgatctgtggacagtactgtggacatacctcttccctggagcactggactggaggacagcagaagttgaagtcaggatccggcaggaggtgtgtagaatgtgctggatccttttataagttttgtgatgatgaaaaaaaaaaatttgcgcatgctctgtttaccaaaccggatgcggtcaccgcatccggtttaaaccgcattgcgccggatccggcatgcatagacacccattgtatacaatgccgcattgcgccggatccggcagaatgcggtttttttaaggggccaaaaaacgttacatgatacgttctatccggccgccgcattcaattattttgccgcatccggaaaaaaccggatgcaacgcaaagccatccggtacaatccggtaacaatgcaagtctatgggggaaaaccggatgcggtaccggatccgttttacccgtttttttccggattgaacctgatggaaaaaaactgatgtgtgaaagtagccttatagacaAACTAACCACCTTTCCAAGCACATaccgtgtttcctcgaaaataagacaggttcttatattattttttgctacaaaagatgcgctagggcttattttcaggggatcttatattttcccacattttttttcttgaacaaaaaaacccaacattttttcaaatataatcatgtcattaCATTTTGTACTAATCCTGATaccggttcagatgcacattttctgctattctcatggtgcggatccagtcctatagtggtgggtacataccatatttgcaaaggtttaaattacctgcttagatTTATTATTCTCATGTACTGCTAGGTTTACACCCAAAGAATGCATACACCACCTAAAAGAATCACAATTACCAGATccaaaacaattagagttggcaagtgaatgggctctcacatacaaatctgtgccgctgtcaggtccccctgcattctacagcgattggctccccctggtgactggaagcggtATCACTTACTGAGAGTGATACTGGTACCAGATCTGTTTGTGACAGCTGAAGTGCAATGTAGCTGGAATGGCaagggacctgacagtgatgcagatctctgtgtgagagcccatccaccatgagCAACTTGCTAACTGTAATTGTCTttagtctggtgagtgtgatttttttttgggaggggtgggtctctgctttcttttgggactgtctgctttcttttgggggtgtctcctttcttttgggggtgtttgctttcttttgggactgtctgctttcttttggatttgtctgctttcttttggaactGCCTACTTTCTTTTGgatttgtctgctttcttttgggggtgtctgcttttttttgggggtgtctgctttcttttgggactgcctactttcttttggggctgtctgctttgttttgggggtgtctgctttcttttcggACTGTCTACTTTCTTTTGGATTTGTCTGCTTTCTTTTCGGACTGTCTACTTTCTTTTGGATTTGTCTGCTTTCTTTTCAGACTGTCTACTTACTTTTGGATTTGTCTGCTTTCTTTTCGGACTGTCTACTTTCTTTTGgatttgtctgctttcttttgggactgtgtactttcttttggaggtgtccacTTTCTTTTGTGACTGTGCTTTCTTTTGtgactgtctgctttcttttgtgactgtctgctttcttttgggggtgtctgctttcttttgggggtgtttgctttcttttgggactgtctgctttcttttggatttgtctgctttcttttggaactgtctactttcttttggatttgtctgctttcttttgggggtgtctgctttcttttgggggtgtctgcttcctTTTGGTACTGCctactttcttttggggctgtctgctttgttttgggggtgtctgctttcttttcggACTGTCTACTTACTTTTGGATTTGTCTGCTTTGTTTTCGGACTGTCTACTTTGTTTTGgatttgtctgctttcttttgggactgtgtactttcttttggaggtgtccacTTTCTTTTGTGACTGTGCTTTCTTTTGtgactgtctgctttcttttgtgactgtctgctttcttttgggggtgtctgctttctttttggactgtctgctttcttttggatttgtctgctttcttttgggggtcgctgctttcttttgggactctctgctttctttgatgaagtcctgctttattctttaacttttttagctgcttggatacTTCTTTAAGGAACCGCAACTAGGGCGTATTTTTGGGGCAAGGCTTATATTTTAAGCTTACTAAAAAAAAGTCCCCGAAAtctcactagggcttatttttggggtaggtcttattttcagggaaacgggTATTAGAGCAGATTTACTATTTTTAGTGTGCCTTGAATTTAACAGAATGTGCATCTAGTTTTACACTTAATAATGTgtctaagggtatgaccgcactttgctttttacctgcttttttgctgttttttcaactgcagcatttaatgccaaaatggatgtattctgcttttcaagcatagtctatgggaatttgggtttcttgtccgcactatgctgttcaaaatgctgcctttttgtggcagaaatttgggcaaaaactctgctttgcagttcaaaacgcaaatggcaaaaacaattgacatgttgcttctttgaaaagcagagtttgcccaaatttctgccacaaaaaggcagcattttgaacagcatagtgcggacaagaaacccaaattcccatagactttgcttgaaaagcagaacacatccattttggcattaaacgctgcagttgaaaaagcagcaaaaaagcaggtaaaaagcaacgtgaacacatagcctaaaggctgctttacaccagacaatctatcgtgcgatagatcgtcggggtcacggtttttgtgacgcacatccggcatcgctggcgatgccggcctgtgtgacacctcctagcgacgcagtatcgctcacaaatcgtgagtcgggtactgctcgttaggtttcataatattgtttaatttggttgatcatcgtttccgtggtagcacacgccgctccgtgtgacaccacgggaacgatgaccagctcacctgcctcccgcggccgccgccggctctatgtggaaggaaggaggtgggcgggatgtttacatcctgctcatctccgcccctccgcttctattggccggcggccgtgtgacgtcgctgtgacgccaaacgtccctcccacttcaggaagtggacgttcgccgcccacagcgaggtcgcacgagaggtaagtatgtgtgacgggggttactaactttgtgcgacacgggcagcgatttgcccgtgacgcagaaaggacgggggcgggtacgatcgattgtgaaatcgcacaatcgatcgtaccatgtaaagcaggctttaggctacatgcgcacgctgctttttttcctgcttttttgctgcttttttggctgcagttttgttgtcagaactttctgacatttgacttcccagcaaagtctatgagaagtcagatttgtcatgcgcacgttgcaatttatttgtcagcgttttatttgtcaaaggtttgtgagaaaaaaaatgcagcatgttcattcttcctgcgtttttgtcaacatttgtcacaaaaacgcagcaaaaacgcagggtgtgaaaaacgtaccgaaaaagcaccaaaaacgcacctaaaattgcatgcgttttttgtgacacttccaggctctctctgacaaggtgcagttttggctgcagttttggctgcagtttgtgaacacaaaaagatgcagcgtgcgcatgtagccttaaaccATATTTGTGACTCCATAAAAGAGGACATGGCTTAACGTGGAAGGAAATGATTTCACAAAAAATGGGCATGGTTTAAAAGCAACTCATGCCCATATGGTGGCAACATTTTTTCAGCAA includes these proteins:
- the LOC142292425 gene encoding uncharacterized protein LOC142292425 — translated: MVQQVDIVVIEMEKEQLCQRVRNDEDIVQELTVRWCMHSLGVNLAVHENNKSKQVAETSQEMLPEEDGRGGEIHGAGGQSASTSRAHDRAPPRPSQGRRRGGGGHSASQRAPDSDGEEAGFINIDLLIDEVREREPLWNMADRRHADSIVTRRLWDEVCHAAVEGWGELNSRGQKKQRDKLQKRWRSIRDRFKKELNQEMQAPSGSGGRRSKYRYFRALSFLRTTMVCRSTVCSTQEPASNPTGAIPEQSATGEHRHRPHPSEPSLPSTSVPSTCAGASRETSLPEAAGDEIAFPLPHPSDTAALSRTPLGSGRQRHRGQEKSYAPEFLHLNAAFQNAIQLLAEQNRSSFSLINANMEKNTHELCTRLDRLHLDASKSPNHCFFQAVLERMEKLSLDHQMHVMQATRQALAQVDSQPPPPTPPRPPAPPPAIVPTPPTAQYQPAAQYQPAAQYQPAAQYQPAAQYQPAAQYQLPTTSAPTLPTHYHISPSTPIMTTTQATNSPATSSVSQSLHSTPQSLPNPIPSPGFPLGFSSTPSPSVTSPPPPPTPLSTLNTPTVRVFPPVSPSSTISTPSPRYTNL